DNA sequence from the Deltaproteobacteria bacterium genome:
GCCGGACGGGCGCGTGGTGGGGCCGGAGGGGTTGGTCGGACCGCGCCAGCCCGGAGCGTCGATGGCCTACGCCCTCGACACCGTCCCCTGCCCCTCTTCCGTCGAGCTCGGACGCGGGGTGGATGCTCTGGTGCACGAGGCAACGTACGAGGACGCCCGGGCGGCGCTCGCGCACGAGCGGGGCCATTCCACCGGCGTGGAGGCGGCGCGGATCGCCGCGGAAGCGGAGGCAGCGGCGCTGGTGCTGACGCACTTCTCGCCGAGCGTGAACGGGGACAACCTGGCGGAGGAGGCGAAGTCGATCCACCCGCGCATCACCGTGGCGGAGGACCTCGCCGAGATCGCGATCTAACGGAGTTCCGCGCGCAGCCGGAGATATCCGGCGAGGCGCAGCTCGTCGCCGTGCTGGAGCACGCGCCTGTGCATCTTCCGGTCGCCGAGGAACGTGCCGTGCTCGGTGTTCATGTCTTCGGCAACCCAGCCTTCCTGGCCGTGCGTGACCATCAGGTGTTTCGTCTCGATCTGCGGCGAATTGATCCAGACGCTGCAGTTCTTGCCGCTGCCGACGACGCACGGCAGATCGATCACCTCCACGGGCATCCCGCGGCCGTCCAGGCCGCGCCCGTCGAGCAGCAGGTAGAGCCGCTGGGGCAAGGGACCGCCGGATGGCGCCGGATGCGCGGCGGGCTTCTTCGCCGCCGGTTCGGGCAGCGACGCCTCGAGCTCGCGAAGAGCGCGCAGCTCCGCTTCCTCCTCGGAAAGACCGAGCGCCTTGGCCACCCGCGCCCGCACTTGCTCGAGCTCCGAGGCCTTCTTTCGACCGCTGGTCTTCGCGGGCATGGGCTTCAGCTCCTTTCCACGAATTCCGCGTGCAACCGGCGCACGCATTCCTTTGCGCTCTCGCGCGGCACCAGGAAAGCGATGCGGAGTGGCGCAACGAGCACCCCGTGCGGCTCCAATTCCAGCGCCCGCCTTGCCCGCTCGAGCGGTTCCTTCGACGCGCCGATCCCGGTGCCGACGACGCTCACCTGGGCCAGGCCCTCCTCCACCTCGGCGACGGGGCGCAGGGCGTCGAGCAGCGCCGGCAGCCCGTGCACGTTCTCGAGTGGCACGACCGCCTGCGCGTCCCAGCATTCGCGCGGCCACGCCCCGTGCGTGGAGAGGACGTCGAGGATGGCCCGACGGTCGCTGCCGCGCACCACCAGGATCTCCGGATCGAGCGCGACGCCGGAGACGCGGAGCTCGCGCGTCGCCGCTCTCTTCACCAGCGACCCCGGCCCGCTCTGGAACGTGCTGCGGGCGTGGATGGTGATGCCCCGATCCCGCGCGAACTCCACCGCCTGCGCATTCAGCACCTTCGCGCCGGCCAACGCGAGCTCCTGCATCTCCTCGTGCGACAGCTCCGGCAGCCGCCGCGCGTTGGCGACGATCCGCGGGTCCGCGCTGAAGACGCCGTCGACATCGGAGCAGATCTCGCAGAGGTCGGCCTGCAGCGCCGCCGCCAGCGCCACGGCGGTCGTGTCGCTCCCCCCGCGCCCGAGCGTCGTCACTTCCTTCTCCCGGGAGACGCCCTGGTAGCCGGCGACGATCACGACCTTGCCGCGCTCGAGGGCCTCCAGGATCCGCACGGGCCGCACTTCGACGATGCGGGCGTTGGTGTGCGCGCCGTCGGTGATGATTCCGCTCTGTGACCCGGTGAAGCTGACGGCGTCCACGCCCCGGTCGTGCAGGGCCATGCCGAGCAGCGCCATGGAGATCCGTTCGCCCGCCGTGAGCAGCATGTCCAGCTCGCGGCGGTGCGGGTCGTCGGTCACCTTCCGGGCCAGCGCGAGGAGCTCGTCGGTGGTGTCTCCCATCGCGGAGACCACCACCACGACCTGCTGCCCCCCCTCTCGTGTCTGCGCCACCCGGGCCGCCACGCGACGGATCTTCGCCACGTCGGCGACGGAGGAGCCGCCGTACTTCTGAACGATGATTCCCACGACTTCAGTCTACCCTGCCCGGCCGCCCGCCTGCTTGACAGAGAGCCGCCTTGCTCTAGATTGCCGCCGCCTTTCGGGAAGGGCTGCAATGCCGGCGGTGTTCTCAAGCCGCCACGTGTGGGGAAAAATCGATGATTGAAGTCTCTCACCTGCTGAAGAGCTACCGCGATCTCAAGGCGGTCAACGACGTCAGC
Encoded proteins:
- a CDS encoding FHA domain-containing protein, giving the protein MRAPVARGIRGKELKPMPAKTSGRKKASELEQVRARVAKALGLSEEEAELRALRELEASLPEPAAKKPAAHPAPSGGPLPQRLYLLLDGRGLDGRGMPVEVIDLPCVVGSGKNCSVWINSPQIETKHLMVTHGQEGWVAEDMNTEHGTFLGDRKMHRRVLQHGDELRLAGYLRLRAELR
- a CDS encoding aspartate kinase — encoded protein: MGIIVQKYGGSSVADVAKIRRVAARVAQTREGGQQVVVVVSAMGDTTDELLALARKVTDDPHRRELDMLLTAGERISMALLGMALHDRGVDAVSFTGSQSGIITDGAHTNARIVEVRPVRILEALERGKVVIVAGYQGVSREKEVTTLGRGGSDTTAVALAAALQADLCEICSDVDGVFSADPRIVANARRLPELSHEEMQELALAGAKVLNAQAVEFARDRGITIHARSTFQSGPGSLVKRAATRELRVSGVALDPEILVVRGSDRRAILDVLSTHGAWPRECWDAQAVVPLENVHGLPALLDALRPVAEVEEGLAQVSVVGTGIGASKEPLERARRALELEPHGVLVAPLRIAFLVPRESAKECVRRLHAEFVERS